CATGCTGACAATCCGGGCACGCTGCACCAGCCGCATGGGCAGACTTCTGCCCCGCGACCAACCATCCAACACCAATTGCTCTTCCGCTGATAATCCGATAGCCGCCGCTGTCCTGCTCACGGCCCATCATACAATACCCCATACTATAAGTCAAGATATTTAGGACGCAGTACACTAGAGGACAACGGTCGGAGCTTACTCGGGAGCAACCCGGACAGGAACCCGCGGACTTACTCGGGCCGTAACGCTCCGACCAACCCGGAGAGGAACCGGTAGAGCAACCCGTAGACTAACCCTGAGAGCAAATCGGAGGGCAACCGGTAGACCAACCCGGCGAATTCCGGTGGAGGTTCATCCGGGAATTGCGGTGGAGGTAACCCCCCTGTCTACTGTCTACTGAATCCTGTCTACTATCTGCGGGGCAATCCCCCGGGTGAGGGAGGGGACTTTCGGAAAGGCGACCTAGCGCTTTATTGTTCAAGTAGTTAGGCAACTTCCTGGCTCCACGGGCTTGTGTCCAAAGGCTAAACTTTCCGCCCGCGCGCCCGGCATGAACGCAAAGGCGGGCTTTCGCCCGCCCATGCCCTGTCTGCTGTCTACCGTTTGCTGTCTACTTGCTTCTCACCTCGTCACTACCGCCTTCTTCACGTCCCGGAAGCCGGGCGCGTCGAGACGAAGGAAGTAGATTCCGGCAGAAAGAGCACCCGAAGGTAGCCTGGCCTCGTACCGGCCCGGCGAGGTACGTCCGTCGGACAGGGAACGGACGAGTCTGCCGTCGACATCGTAAATACCGAGTGACACAGGACGCGGGACATAACCCAATTCCGCCGGGGAATTGGGATTGTGTCCCAAGTCCGGCACGTCGTAACGGACAGAGAATGCGCCTCGGGCCGGATTCGGGCTGACGGAGAGCGACCAGCGGAGCGGCACTTTCTGGGTTCCTTCCGCAACGCCGCCGCTGCTGAAGGTGATGACGCTGTCCGACATGTCCCACTGATGGCCGGGACCATACGCCATTACCACGATGCGGCCGGTGTCAGGGAGCACCGAAGGAGTTGGAACTACCCAGCGATAGACAGTGTCCGATCCCGGAAGACCAGTCACTATCGTTTGGAGATTCCACAGGGAGTCGAGCCTCAGGAACAGCGACAGCGAATCACAGCGCGGCGGCGAGTGGGTGGCCCAGCGGATTGGGACCGTGTCCCCGACTTTGTACGAACCGTGGGTTGGCGCCACGAGGTCGACCGCATCGACCTCGAATATCGATATCTTCCCGTTGCCTGCCAGCAGAAGCTCGTTGTAACCGTCGCCGTTCACGTCATAGACCGTGGTGGTCAGCGAGTTGAAGCCGGACGTGTCGTGATGGTCGTTCCTCCAGTCCCAGACCTTGCGCAGGTCGTTGTTGCCGAAGGCCTTGTACACCCTGACACTGTCGTATGTGGTCCAGATGCACTCGTCGATTCCGTCGCCGTCGATATCCCCGCCCGCGCTGGCCCGGCCCCAGTCGTCGCCCCCCGAATACGTGAGAGAATCCACCAGCGTGCGGGTGAATTGGTGGTTACTGCTCTCATCCTGGTACATGTAGAGGTACATTCTGTTCTGCGATGGAAGGAAGAACGATTCATAGAACTCGGGCCTGCCATCCCCATCTATGTCGGCCGTAGACCAGACGTCCGGGCCATTCTGAGGCCTGAGCGTGTCACGCCAGACCATCTCGTACTGGTCGCTGCCAGTGTCCTCCCAGACTTCGGCACCATACCAGCCAGTGGCAATCTCGTTCCTGCCGTCTTGGTTGAAGTCCCGGAAGCCGAAGTTATAACCTTCAAGCGAACCCGTCCACTTGAGTTGATTCTGGTTGTCGCCGACGTTTTCCCAGATATGAGTGCCAGTTGGGGTGGAAGCGATAATCCCCACGTGCGAGTCCTGACGGCGCATTAGGTCGGCTGGACCGGACCATGCGTAGTTATTCCCACACCGGTAGTACCATGATAGCGAGCAGGGGTAGCTGAAGCGGTCGGGACTTTCCAGCGTCATCACTATGTTATAGCAGAGACCGTGTCCCATCTCCTCGGTGCTTACGCACAAGATATCGGTCAGGCCGTCATTGTCGACGTCGCCGGCCGCATAAGGGATGGCATCCCGTACATCAACGCCAAGAGAGTCTTGGTACGCATCCGTATCCTCGTACACAAGCTTGAATTGGTTCCAGCCTTGAAACTCCCAAATCTGGTGACCTCTGAGCTTGTAGAAGTACATATCCGGAAGTGAGTCGCGGCCGTCATCGAAGCACACAACACGGCCATCAGCATACGGTCCTGAAGGGATTCGGGCGATACGCCTCACGCTCATGCCGGTGAGCGCCGTTGCACATCCGGCCATCAAGAGAAGTAAGCGTCGCATGATAGTATTTGGTGGGGAGTCGGTGTCCGCCTCCCCGCCATTGTGATTCTACCTCACGAGCGTCGGACGTCCAGTCAAGACTTTGCCGCCAGCAGACAGGCGCACGAAGTACACACCGTCAGGCACAGCGCGACCGCGGTTGTCGGTGCCGTCCCATCGCGCGACGTGAATGCCTCTCTGGTGAGGCCCGCTTTCCAGCCGTCGCACCAATCGGCCTGATACATCATGCACGGTGATTTCAACTGGCCCATACTGCGCAAGCTCGTAGTTGACCGAAGTCCCTATGGCGAGAGGATTCGCTCGCGACGTAGATGTTGTCGGTGGAACTCCGAAAGGCATATGGCATGGGTGCCCTGCCGGCCCCAGCGGGTCCAGTAGCAGGATTGTATCTGGCGCTGGCAAACCCGACCCGACGCTCGCGGCAAGGCATATCGCCACGGCGCAGATGGTCAGTCTCAGATTCAGTGCGTTTTTGTTTGCAGTGAGGTGACGGCCGAACAGACAATGAGCACGCTCAAGTAGCACGTTCCACCTGCCTTTCGATCTACCACTTCATGCCGCTCCGCGCCTCGCGCAACCACGCGGCGCTCATCGAGCGGAACCAATCCCCGGAAATGCACGCGGGAGTCTAGAAGGGAATGCTATATCGGTCAAGACGGCATGGAATCTGCCGGGGAGACAATCAACCCGCCGAGAATTCAGTACTTAGCGAAGGCTGTGAAACAGACCTGGCCACTTCAAGCATGCAGGCCGGGTCCTTCGGCCGCACACCTGCTCGACCATGCGAACGAACGCGAACGCACCGAATGGCTTGCCCGTTCTCAGGCACTGCTCCATGGCGAGCACAAACGTCTTGTCCTCAGGTGACTCAAGCCAGGCATGCCACGGCCCCGGCAGAGGAAGTCGGCCAAGCGTCGCAGTCAGGAGCCCGCGAGCAAGTAGACCCGAATGTTCGTCCGCGCTATTCAGCCAGAACTTGTCATCCGGCCTGGCATCACGTTCCTGCACCGATGCGATGTCCACGTATCGCAGTACCGACCTGGAGACTTCGTCCGAGAACGGGCAGCAGTTGTAAGTGCGTTGCCAGTGGGGCCCGACCTGATTGTGAATCTGATTGAACCGCCGGACGAAGGAGCGGTCCGCGTTCAGGAGGGCGAGGCTGATCGTCCGTGAGTGCGCCGGAATAACGACCAAGAGCGTCCGGTCGGCGAGGATGTTGTACCCGCAGAGCCCAATCCCGTATCTGTAGAGGCTATCACGGAGCATACCAAGGGAGATCTGTCGGTCACCGAAGTCCATGGAGGCGTGCCGGTCGTAGCGTGCCCGCTGTTCGACGAGATGGAACGCTCCTGGCACTTCGATCCGGGCGATGTGGCTCACGGTGCCTTGGCCACGTCAGCCATTGAAACGCGGGGTCGGGGATCGCGCTCTTCGCCTGACTCCAGGCAAGAGATGGCATGCCTGCGCGGGCAACCGGTGCGGTCAGGACTCACATCGCGCTCCCCACTCAGATCGAACTTCACCAAATGCGCCGAGAAGGCTGCGGCGGCGGGGAACCCATTCACCCGCCGTGATCGGCGTAGACGCCAGATTTTGACAACTCTGCACGCGATGTCAAGGAAACACTCAAGGGAACTGGGGCAGTCACCTATTACGGAGCGATGTCAAGGCGCGCAGCGCGGCCGGTGGCCGCGAGTGACCAGGTTCCAGTAACCAGTCCGTGAAGTCGGCCAACGATGCACTGTCCGACATGGGCCTCAGAGGTCAATGTCGGACGGTTTCTGCCGATCCAACGCAGACGGCCCGCGACAGGCTTGCCGCCTGCCCCGTTTCGTCTATGCTTAGCCTGTGAGCACGCAGCA
This DNA window, taken from bacterium, encodes the following:
- a CDS encoding FG-GAP-like repeat-containing protein, which encodes MSVRRIARIPSGPYADGRVVCFDDGRDSLPDMYFYKLRGHQIWEFQGWNQFKLVYEDTDAYQDSLGVDVRDAIPYAAGDVDNDGLTDILCVSTEEMGHGLCYNIVMTLESPDRFSYPCSLSWYYRCGNNYAWSGPADLMRRQDSHVGIIASTPTGTHIWENVGDNQNQLKWTGSLEGYNFGFRDFNQDGRNEIATGWYGAEVWEDTGSDQYEMVWRDTLRPQNGPDVWSTADIDGDGRPEFYESFFLPSQNRMYLYMYQDESSNHQFTRTLVDSLTYSGGDDWGRASAGGDIDGDGIDECIWTTYDSVRVYKAFGNNDLRKVWDWRNDHHDTSGFNSLTTTVYDVNGDGYNELLLAGNGKISIFEVDAVDLVAPTHGSYKVGDTVPIRWATHSPPRCDSLSLFLRLDSLWNLQTIVTGLPGSDTVYRWVVPTPSVLPDTGRIVVMAYGPGHQWDMSDSVITFSSGGVAEGTQKVPLRWSLSVSPNPARGAFSVRYDVPDLGHNPNSPAELGYVPRPVSLGIYDVDGRLVRSLSDGRTSPGRYEARLPSGALSAGIYFLRLDAPGFRDVKKAVVTR